In Eulemur rufifrons isolate Redbay chromosome 3, OSU_ERuf_1, whole genome shotgun sequence, a single window of DNA contains:
- the STARD5 gene encoding stAR-related lipid transfer protein 5, whose amino-acid sequence MDPALAAEMGEAVARTMLQYRRDASGWETCREGNGVSVSWRPSVEFPGNLYRGEGVVWGTPEEVWDCVKPAAGGLREKWDENVTSFEIIQSITDTLFVSRTCTPSAAMKLISPREFVDLVLVRKYEDGTISSNATHVEHPSWPPKPGFVRGFNHPCGCFCEPLPGEPSKTKLITFFQTDLSGYLPRNVVDSFFPRSMAGFYANLQKVVKTFHH is encoded by the exons ATGGACCCGGCGCTGGCCGCTGAGATGGGCGAGGCTGTGGCGCGGACGATGCTCCAGTACCGGCGAGACGCGTCGGGGTGGGAGACGTGCCGGGAAGGC AATGGAGTTTCAGTCTCCTGGAGGCCGTCTGTGGAGTTTCCAGGGAACCT GTACCGAGGAGAAGGCGTTGTGTGGGGGACCCCGGAGGAGGTGTGGGACTGCGTGAAGCCGGCTGCTGGGGGCCTGCGAGAGAAGTGGGATGAGAATGTGACCAGTTTTGAAATTATCCAGAGCATCACTGAT ACGCTGTTCGTGAGCAGGACCTGCACCCCCTCGGCCGCCATGAAGCTCATTTCCCCCAGAGAGTTTGTGGACCTGGTGCTGGTCAGGAAGTACGAGGACGGGACCATCAGCTCCAACG CCACCCACGTGGAGCATCCGTCGTGGCCCCCGAAGCCAGGATTTGTGCGAGGATTTAACCATCCCTGTGGCTGCTTCTGTGAGCCTCTGCCAGG GGAGCCCAGCAAGACCAAGCTGATCACGTTCTTCCAGACCGACCTCAGCGGCTACCTCCCGCGGAACGTGGTGGACTCCTTCTTCCCCCGCAGCATGGCTGGGTTCTACGCCAACCTGCAGAAGGTGGTGAAGACCTTCCACCACTGA